A DNA window from Macadamia integrifolia cultivar HAES 741 chromosome 4, SCU_Mint_v3, whole genome shotgun sequence contains the following coding sequences:
- the LOC122075493 gene encoding E3 ubiquitin-protein ligase MPSR1-like — protein sequence MAANPDAPEASSLLEQLESVRSRDLSLLLPIILGLSSSSPTREPSSDSDQESQGRSVERIILINPITQGMIVIEGGRSLESLLRDALSKEGLPPATKASIEAMPTVEITQEDLGKECSICLDGWEIGGEAKEMPCKHRYHAGCIEKWLRMHGSCPVCRFEMPTDEGECRKRGRGDHDVDGEDEEGRERRAERGEIWVSLSFSSSSGGNRDSATESGTSNNSNSEEN from the coding sequence ATGGCAGCCAACCCAGATGCGCCTGAGGCATCATCACTCTTGGAGCAACTGGAAAGTGTGAGGAGCAGGGATCTATCTCTGCTTCTTCCCATCATACTGGGTTTATCGAGTAGCTCTCCGACGAGAGAACCCAGTAGCGATTCAGATCAAGAAAGTCAGGGAAGGAGTGTGGAGCGTATCATACTCATAAACCCCATCACCCAGGGTATGATCGTGATCGAAGGGGGCAGGAGCTTGGAATCTCTGCTTCGAGATGCCTTGAGCAAAGAAGGGTTGCCACCGGCAACGAAAGCATCCATCGAGGCGATGCCGACGGTAGAAATTACCCAAGAGGATTTGGGTAAAGAGTGTTCGATCTGTTTGGATGGATGGGAGATTGGTGGGGAGGCGAAGGAGATGCCCTGTAAGCATAGGTACCATGCGGGTTGTATAGAGAAGTGGTTGAGGATGCATGGGTCTTGCCCTGTTTGCAGATTTGAGATGCCGACTGACGAAGGGGAGTGTAGGAAGAGAGGCCGTGGTGATCATGATGTCGATGGTGAAgatgaggaagggagagagaggagggctGAGAGGGGAGAGatttgggtctctctctctttttctagcAGTAGCGGTGGCAACAGGGATTCTGCAACTGAGTCTGGAACATCAAATAATTCTAACAGCGAGGAGAATTAA
- the LOC122077169 gene encoding uncharacterized protein At5g19025: MATTPFTFADPSPTNSRQLQRTRRQPNSLNPLKIPPCGQSRAAAVDVVIFIAVIGASGFLVFPYIKLFCYGVSGIVGAILSVLKDEICRAPMVYVSMGLSIFFAALGVWGISKCTRTGKKCGIPNCRGLRNSVEFDIQIETEESVKNSSSPVSKDGGVQGLLKFVQERHKELENELKKMAPANGRAIIVFRARCGCPIGRMEVPGPKKLRKIKK; encoded by the coding sequence ATGGCTACGACTCCTTTTACGTTTGCTGATCCATCCCCGACTAACTCGAGGCAACTCCAAAGAACCAGACGGCAGCCCAATTCTCTAAACCCCTTAAAGATCCCTCCATGCGGTCAATCTCGAGCCGCAGCGGTAGATGTGGTAATCTTCATCGCGGTCATTGGTGCTTCTGGGTTTTTGGTATTTCCATATATTAAGCTATTCTGCTATGGTGTTTCTGGGATTGTCGGGGCGATTCTTTCTGTATTGAAAGATGAGATATGTCGAGCTCCAATGGTCTATGTATCGATGGGGCTTAGCATTTTCTTCGCAGCTTTAGGCGTTTGGGGCATTTCTAAATGCACCCGCACTGGTAAAAAATGTGGAATCCCAAACTGCCGTGGCCTCCGTAACTCTGTGGAGTTTGATATACAGATTGAGACTGAGGAGAGTGTGAAGAATTCAAGTTCTCCTGTGAGCAAAGATGGTGGTGTGCAGGGCCTTCTTAAATTTGTACAAGAACGCCATAAGGAATTGGAAAATGAGTTAAAGAAGATGGCACCTGCAAATGGGAGGGCTATTATTGTGTTCCGGGCCAGATGCGGGTGTCCTATTGGTAGGATGGAAGTTCCGGGGCCAAAGAAGCTCCGAAAGATCAAGAAGTaa